One window of the Capnocytophaga haemolytica genome contains the following:
- a CDS encoding DUF4299 family protein has product MGKYFYIENTQAPEVMSPKELLALPSEAFEQYELSEVAEDYEKVMNAPISDFGEMLIGLKGLSGRGFVVSYNQGEATYDVRAFTPATLHDWEGCLAFVKSLANHLGTQVLTDEGDEVRAYDPEHIDYDYRKDIASGIALFEQQEADKEILVYGVYSPVVFNEKYRKALLEAEDRVAYFSHFIQSLQHTDAYDADLNFYEIDGALQGFYSLIAGDAVLLPYTIPPFIDPTRWNIKAEEVKQWNVVLATINPETDRAEIVETITYEQFLAHLPEDKKEELDGAYMRVLLTEEEIRAIAARSEK; this is encoded by the coding sequence ATGGGAAAATATTTTTATATTGAGAATACGCAGGCTCCTGAGGTGATGAGCCCTAAGGAATTGCTGGCGTTGCCCTCTGAGGCATTTGAGCAGTACGAACTCTCAGAGGTAGCAGAGGACTATGAAAAGGTGATGAATGCACCTATCTCCGATTTTGGTGAGATGTTAATAGGCTTAAAAGGGCTAAGCGGTCGGGGTTTTGTAGTGAGCTACAATCAAGGGGAAGCCACTTATGATGTGCGTGCCTTTACTCCTGCAACACTCCACGATTGGGAAGGTTGTTTGGCATTTGTCAAGAGCCTTGCCAATCATCTGGGAACGCAGGTGCTTACTGATGAGGGGGATGAGGTGCGCGCCTACGACCCTGAGCATATTGACTATGACTATCGTAAGGATATTGCCAGCGGTATTGCCCTTTTTGAGCAGCAAGAGGCGGATAAAGAAATACTTGTCTATGGGGTGTACTCACCTGTGGTGTTCAATGAGAAATACCGCAAAGCACTTTTGGAGGCTGAGGATAGGGTGGCTTATTTTAGCCATTTTATACAAAGTTTACAGCACACAGATGCCTACGATGCCGATCTGAATTTCTATGAGATAGATGGTGCATTGCAAGGTTTTTACTCCCTTATAGCAGGCGATGCAGTGCTCTTACCGTATACTATTCCTCCTTTTATTGACCCTACGCGTTGGAATATTAAGGCAGAAGAGGTAAAGCAATGGAATGTAGTGCTCGCAACTATCAACCCTGAGACGGATCGTGCGGAGATTGTAGAGACTATCACTTATGAACAGTTTTTAGCACATCTGCCCGAGGATAAGAAAGAAGAACTCGATGGGGCATATATGCGGGTGCTACTCACAGAAGAGGAGATAAGAGCTATAGCAGCAAGGAGTGAGAAATGA
- the odhB gene encoding 2-oxoglutarate dehydrogenase complex dihydrolipoyllysine-residue succinyltransferase, giving the protein MLEMKVPSPGESITEVEIARWLVQTGDYVEKDQAIAEVDSDKATLELPAEASGVITLQAEEGDAVAVGQVVCLIDTEAPKPEGVATKPAPEKEEAVPAPEVAKPAEVAPAPVAETPVAEKETYATQVPSPAARKILEEREIPAASVKGTGKGGRITKEDAMRATKPSMGTPTGGVRTEVRAKMSMLRRKVAERLVAAKNDTAMLTTFNEVDMSAIYALRAEYKDAFKERHNVSLGFMSFFTLAVVRALKLFPDVNSMIDGQEKVTYNFYDISIAVSGPKGLMVPVIRNAENLSFRGVEAEVKRLAIRAREGQITVDEMTGGTFTITNGGVFGSMLSTPIINPPQSGILGMHNIVDRPIVKNGQIVIAPVMYVALSYDHRIIDGRESVGFLVAVKEALENPIELLMDNDPKKALEL; this is encoded by the coding sequence ATGTTAGAAATGAAAGTTCCTTCACCTGGGGAATCTATCACAGAGGTAGAGATTGCGCGTTGGCTCGTGCAAACGGGTGATTATGTAGAAAAAGATCAGGCTATTGCAGAGGTAGATTCTGACAAGGCTACCCTTGAGTTACCCGCAGAAGCCAGCGGGGTGATTACCCTGCAAGCCGAAGAGGGCGATGCAGTAGCCGTAGGGCAAGTGGTGTGCCTCATTGATACAGAAGCTCCTAAACCTGAAGGCGTAGCTACAAAGCCCGCTCCTGAAAAAGAAGAGGCAGTTCCTGCACCAGAGGTAGCAAAACCTGCAGAAGTAGCCCCTGCACCTGTGGCAGAAACACCTGTAGCAGAGAAGGAAACGTACGCCACGCAAGTGCCAAGTCCTGCCGCACGCAAGATACTCGAAGAACGTGAGATACCAGCCGCAAGCGTAAAGGGTACAGGCAAAGGAGGGCGCATCACCAAAGAAGATGCTATGCGTGCTACCAAACCTTCTATGGGTACGCCAACAGGTGGGGTACGCACTGAGGTACGCGCTAAGATGTCGATGCTGCGCCGCAAAGTGGCTGAACGTTTGGTAGCTGCCAAAAACGATACAGCGATGCTCACTACCTTCAACGAGGTGGATATGAGTGCTATCTACGCCTTACGCGCTGAATATAAAGATGCCTTTAAGGAACGCCACAATGTGAGCTTGGGCTTTATGTCGTTCTTCACCTTGGCAGTAGTGCGCGCCTTAAAACTCTTCCCCGATGTAAACTCAATGATTGATGGACAGGAGAAAGTAACCTATAACTTCTATGATATTTCTATTGCCGTATCAGGTCCCAAAGGACTGATGGTGCCCGTGATACGCAATGCTGAGAACCTCTCGTTCAGAGGCGTAGAAGCCGAAGTAAAACGCTTGGCAATACGCGCCCGCGAAGGACAGATAACTGTAGATGAGATGACGGGCGGCACCTTCACCATCACCAACGGCGGGGTGTTTGGCTCAATGCTCTCCACTCCAATTATCAATCCGCCGCAATCGGGCATCTTAGGAATGCACAACATCGTGGATCGCCCTATTGTAAAGAACGGACAGATTGTGATCGCCCCTGTGATGTATGTGGCACTTTCGTACGACCACCGCATCATCGATGGGCGCGAATCGGTAGGTTTTTTAGTAGCCGTGAAAGAGGCGTTGGAGAACCCAATAGAGTTATTAATGGATAATGATCCTAAAAAAGCATTAGAGCTATAA
- a CDS encoding DUF4299 family protein, translating to MSRTFYIKNTKAPKVMSPNELLALQPKDFVQYSLREDNEDYDAIMAAPISEYGVMLMGRDEHSGRGFEVAYDSKTKQYDVRVFTPSTLSDWDSALLFIKNLGQHLGSQVVDEEEVTYAPEAIDYDYRNDIAFGLQHYQENSGFIFGCYRPLCIDGAVREALLAAEDKVQFFSDWVVEQQNLDAFVATPMFYQDRKSKAIYGAYAITEGVPTVLPYEYPPFIDPTRWDIKEEDIDKWELTMVVINGDENDPEAYEVIASINYRDFLAHLPEDSYEVLDGHYMVATLTREVMKELSNEV from the coding sequence ATGAGTAGAACATTTTATATTAAGAATACGAAGGCTCCGAAGGTGATGAGCCCTAATGAATTATTGGCGTTGCAGCCAAAGGATTTTGTACAGTACTCATTAAGGGAAGATAATGAGGATTACGATGCTATTATGGCTGCTCCTATCAGTGAATATGGGGTGATGCTTATGGGGCGCGATGAGCACTCAGGTAGAGGCTTTGAGGTGGCGTATGACTCTAAGACTAAGCAGTATGATGTACGGGTATTTACCCCCTCAACCCTTAGCGATTGGGACAGTGCACTGCTCTTTATCAAAAACTTGGGACAGCACTTGGGGTCGCAAGTAGTTGATGAGGAAGAAGTAACCTACGCCCCTGAGGCTATTGATTACGACTATCGCAACGATATTGCCTTTGGCTTGCAGCATTACCAGGAGAATAGCGGCTTTATATTTGGCTGCTATCGTCCTTTGTGTATTGATGGGGCAGTGCGCGAGGCACTGTTAGCAGCAGAGGATAAAGTGCAATTCTTCAGCGATTGGGTAGTAGAACAGCAGAATTTAGATGCTTTTGTAGCTACCCCTATGTTCTATCAAGATCGCAAAAGCAAGGCTATTTATGGGGCGTACGCTATCACAGAGGGGGTTCCTACCGTATTGCCTTATGAGTATCCGCCCTTTATAGACCCTACACGTTGGGATATTAAAGAAGAGGATATCGACAAGTGGGAGCTTACAATGGTGGTTATCAATGGTGATGAGAACGACCCTGAGGCGTATGAGGTAATCGCCAGCATCAACTACCGCGACTTCTTAGCGCATTTACCAGAGGACAGCTATGAGGTGTTAGATGGGCACTATATGGTGGCAACCCTCACCCGCGAGGTGATGAAAGAGTTGAGTAATGAGGTGTGA
- a CDS encoding 2-oxoglutarate dehydrogenase E1 component → MDKYSFLNAASTAFFGELYDKYCENPDAVEASWRAFFQGFDFAQEEYGAGSDTHEDRTPRVVSELHKGAVPTQSVATSQAVVVAPEKVEKELKVLTLINGYRQWGHLFAPINPLRAREAYTPDLSLEAYGLSEADLDTVFDCAKEIGLPASALRTIVERLKTLFCTAVATEYTYVRDPQERAWIEQRLQEDLERQFTKEEKIQILTKLNEATSFENFLHTKYVGQKRFSLEGNDTLIPALDFLIEEAGEKGVEHIVLGMAHRGRLNVLANIFDKNPQDIFSEFDGKDYEMDDTFDGDVKYHLGVTTLKDTRKGKPMDLNLAPNPSHLEAVSPVVEGITRAKQDHYCADNFSKALPILLHGDAAVSGQGIVYEVLQMCRLRGFQTGGTIHIVTNNQVGFTTNYTDSRSSTYCTDIAKSQDIPVLHVNSDNAEAVVKTFLFALDYRQRFGKDIFIDLLGYRKYGHNEGDEPRFTQPKLYKLIAKHPNPRDIYAKELMAQGVVDEAFVTQIENDYKSKLDNDLEVSRKYPMTIIKPFMLNEWGGFELVAREVMLVSVNTSFDKEKLVEIAKLTTQLPEGKSFINKIKKVIADRREGILEKDAIDWGGAEHLAYASLLAEGYDVRLTGEDVQRGTFSHRHAVVKTEDTEEEITPLYALKKVPEFAKGTLHIYNSLLSEYGVLGYEYGYAMASPNTLTIWEAQFGDFANGAQIMMDQYISCGEDKWKIQDGVVLLLPHGFEGQGSEHSSARVERYLQLCSDKNMFVANCTTPANFYHLLRRQMKALYRKPLVVFTPKSLLRHPQVVSTLDDLATGHFHEVIDDPIAEAAKVKTVVFCSGRFYYDLYAEREKLGRDDVALVRLEQLFPLPIAQLKEVLAKYTNADDYVWAQEEPKNQGAYGYMLMNFDLVNWRLASTPAYSAPASGSHTRDRKRHAEVVAMVFERGADARINRYY, encoded by the coding sequence ATGGATAAGTATTCTTTTTTGAATGCCGCAAGTACGGCTTTTTTTGGTGAATTATATGATAAATATTGTGAAAATCCCGATGCAGTAGAGGCAAGTTGGCGCGCCTTTTTTCAGGGGTTTGACTTTGCCCAAGAAGAATATGGTGCGGGCAGTGATACACACGAGGACAGAACCCCACGGGTGGTATCGGAGCTGCACAAGGGTGCTGTGCCCACACAATCGGTTGCTACCTCACAAGCAGTGGTGGTTGCCCCCGAGAAGGTAGAGAAAGAATTGAAAGTTTTGACCCTTATCAATGGGTATCGGCAGTGGGGGCATCTCTTTGCACCCATTAATCCGCTACGCGCGCGCGAGGCATATACCCCCGATTTGAGCCTTGAGGCTTATGGGCTCTCGGAGGCTGATCTGGATACGGTTTTTGATTGTGCCAAGGAGATAGGGCTGCCTGCAAGTGCTTTGCGCACCATCGTTGAGCGGCTTAAAACGCTCTTTTGCACTGCCGTAGCAACTGAGTACACTTATGTGCGCGACCCTCAAGAGCGCGCGTGGATAGAACAGCGTTTGCAAGAGGACCTAGAGCGGCAATTTACTAAGGAAGAAAAGATACAGATACTTACCAAACTCAATGAAGCTACTTCGTTTGAGAACTTCCTACATACGAAATACGTAGGGCAAAAGCGTTTTTCGCTTGAGGGGAATGATACGCTTATCCCTGCGCTTGACTTCCTCATTGAGGAGGCGGGTGAGAAAGGTGTGGAGCACATTGTGTTGGGTATGGCACACCGCGGGCGACTGAATGTGCTCGCAAATATCTTTGACAAGAACCCTCAGGATATTTTCTCCGAGTTTGATGGAAAGGATTACGAGATGGACGACACTTTTGATGGCGATGTGAAGTATCACTTAGGAGTAACGACCTTAAAGGATACGCGCAAGGGCAAGCCTATGGATTTGAACTTGGCACCCAATCCATCACATTTGGAAGCGGTTTCGCCTGTGGTAGAAGGGATTACGCGTGCAAAGCAAGACCACTATTGTGCGGATAATTTTTCAAAAGCACTGCCTATTCTTTTGCACGGCGATGCGGCAGTATCGGGGCAGGGCATCGTCTACGAAGTGTTGCAAATGTGCCGCCTACGCGGTTTCCAAACGGGGGGTACGATCCATATCGTTACAAACAATCAAGTGGGCTTTACCACTAATTACACCGATTCGCGTTCTTCTACCTATTGCACAGATATTGCTAAGTCGCAGGATATACCTGTGCTGCACGTCAATAGTGATAATGCAGAGGCGGTGGTAAAGACCTTTCTCTTTGCGTTGGATTATCGCCAAAGGTTTGGGAAGGATATATTTATAGACCTCTTGGGCTATCGCAAATATGGGCATAACGAGGGTGATGAACCGCGCTTTACGCAACCAAAGCTCTATAAACTCATCGCTAAGCATCCGAATCCGCGTGATATTTATGCCAAGGAGCTGATGGCACAAGGGGTGGTTGATGAGGCGTTTGTTACCCAGATAGAGAATGACTATAAATCGAAATTAGACAACGATTTAGAGGTGTCGCGCAAATACCCAATGACCATCATCAAGCCGTTTATGCTCAATGAATGGGGCGGCTTTGAGCTTGTCGCACGGGAGGTAATGCTCGTATCGGTGAATACTTCTTTTGACAAGGAAAAGTTAGTAGAAATTGCTAAACTGACCACACAGTTGCCTGAGGGAAAGAGTTTTATCAATAAGATAAAGAAGGTGATTGCTGACCGCCGCGAAGGTATCCTTGAGAAGGATGCCATCGATTGGGGTGGAGCGGAACACTTGGCGTACGCATCGCTCTTGGCTGAGGGTTACGATGTGCGCCTGACAGGTGAGGATGTGCAGCGCGGTACGTTCTCGCATCGCCACGCGGTGGTGAAAACGGAGGATACAGAGGAGGAGATTACACCTTTGTATGCATTGAAGAAGGTGCCTGAGTTCGCTAAGGGTACGTTGCATATTTACAATTCGTTACTATCGGAATACGGTGTACTGGGCTATGAGTACGGCTACGCGATGGCAAGCCCCAATACGCTGACGATATGGGAAGCACAGTTTGGCGATTTTGCCAATGGGGCGCAGATAATGATGGATCAGTACATCTCGTGTGGCGAGGATAAGTGGAAGATACAAGACGGGGTTGTGTTGCTATTGCCACACGGCTTTGAGGGGCAGGGCTCTGAGCACTCGTCGGCGCGTGTGGAACGCTACTTGCAGCTTTGCTCGGATAAGAATATGTTTGTAGCTAATTGTACGACTCCTGCTAACTTTTATCACCTATTGCGCCGTCAGATGAAAGCACTTTATCGTAAGCCGTTGGTGGTATTTACCCCTAAGAGTCTGTTGCGCCATCCACAGGTGGTTTCAACCTTGGACGATCTGGCAACAGGTCATTTCCACGAGGTGATTGACGACCCTATTGCTGAGGCTGCCAAAGTAAAGACCGTAGTGTTCTGCTCTGGGCGTTTCTATTACGACCTCTATGCAGAGCGCGAGAAACTCGGGCGTGATGATGTGGCATTGGTACGCCTTGAGCAGCTTTTCCCGTTGCCAATAGCACAACTCAAAGAAGTGCTGGCGAAGTATACGAATGCTGATGACTATGTATGGGCGCAAGAAGAGCCTAAGAACCAAGGGGCTTATGGCTATATGTTGATGAATTTTGATTTGGTGAATTGGCGATTGGCATCTACGCCTGCTTATTCGGCTCCAGCCTCAGGAAGCCATACCCGCGATAGGAAGCGCCACGCAGAGGTGGTAGCAATGGTCTTTGAACGAGGTGCAGATGCGAGGATCAATAGGTATTATTGA
- the ligA gene encoding NAD-dependent DNA ligase LigA, with the protein MKERIEQLRAELNQHNYNYYILDAPTISDYEFDQKLKELQVLENAHPEFYDENSSTVRVGGTITKNFKTVVHEFRMYSLDNSYSKEDLEEWERRIIKTLGNEQLSFVCELKYDGASIDLLYEKGRLAQATTRGDGIQGDEITANVRTIRSVPLQLRGDFPEHFHIRGEIVLPKKGFEQMNKERIEAGEDPYMNPRNTASGSLKLQDTSEVAKRPLDCLLYALVGNTGVSTQFEGLEKARQWGFKVPKASKLCHSTQEVMDFINYWDTERHNLPYETDGVVVKVNSFAQQEELGYTAKSPRWAMAYKFKAEQVDTLLESISYQVGRTGAITPVANLKPVLLAGTVVKRASLHNADQIEKLDVRLGDSVYVEKGGEIIPKIVGVNLEKREPNSQPVHYITNCPECGTALVRNEGEAQHYCPNTYHCPPQITGKIQHFISRKAMDIEGLGEETVELLFKAGIIENYADLYEIKISQLLPLERMAQKSAENIVKGIEKSKEVPFERVLFALGIRYVGETVAKKLAKHYKSIDNLQQATLEQLIEIDEIGNQIASSVISFFKEEYNLQLINRLKEKGLQFTLSGKSTEGQTDKLKGLTFVVSGVFHLFTRDELKNLIELNGGKVGSSISAKTSYVVVGENMGPSKKEKAESLGVKMIPEEEFQELINS; encoded by the coding sequence ATGAAAGAGAGAATTGAACAACTTAGAGCAGAATTAAATCAACATAATTACAATTATTACATACTTGATGCCCCTACGATTTCTGATTATGAATTCGATCAGAAACTCAAAGAGTTGCAAGTGTTAGAGAATGCCCATCCTGAATTTTATGATGAGAACTCCTCCACAGTGAGGGTAGGGGGGACTATCACTAAGAACTTTAAGACAGTTGTTCACGAGTTCAGAATGTACTCCCTTGATAACTCTTATTCAAAGGAGGATTTAGAGGAATGGGAGCGACGAATTATAAAAACCTTAGGTAATGAGCAACTTTCTTTCGTTTGCGAATTGAAGTATGATGGGGCTTCTATTGATTTACTTTACGAAAAAGGGCGTTTAGCACAAGCTACTACTCGTGGTGATGGTATTCAAGGAGATGAGATTACAGCAAATGTCCGTACGATCAGGTCAGTTCCTCTACAATTAAGAGGAGATTTCCCAGAACATTTTCATATTAGAGGGGAGATCGTTCTCCCTAAGAAAGGCTTTGAGCAAATGAATAAAGAACGCATCGAAGCAGGAGAAGACCCATATATGAACCCTCGAAATACTGCCAGTGGGAGCTTAAAGCTACAGGATACTTCGGAAGTTGCAAAGCGTCCATTGGATTGTTTGTTATATGCCTTAGTGGGTAATACAGGGGTTAGCACTCAGTTTGAAGGTTTAGAAAAGGCAAGACAATGGGGTTTTAAAGTTCCTAAGGCTTCTAAACTCTGCCACTCGACTCAAGAGGTGATGGATTTTATCAATTATTGGGATACAGAGCGCCATAATCTGCCTTATGAAACTGATGGTGTGGTAGTAAAGGTAAATAGTTTCGCTCAACAGGAAGAATTGGGATATACTGCCAAGTCTCCTCGTTGGGCAATGGCTTATAAGTTTAAAGCAGAGCAGGTTGATACACTTTTAGAGAGCATTTCCTATCAGGTAGGCAGGACAGGGGCCATTACTCCTGTGGCAAATCTTAAACCTGTGTTATTGGCAGGAACTGTCGTAAAAAGAGCTTCCTTACACAATGCGGATCAGATAGAAAAGTTAGATGTCCGCCTTGGTGACTCTGTTTATGTGGAGAAAGGAGGAGAAATCATCCCAAAGATCGTAGGTGTAAACCTTGAAAAACGGGAACCTAACTCACAGCCCGTTCATTACATTACCAATTGCCCTGAATGTGGCACTGCCTTAGTGCGTAATGAGGGTGAAGCACAGCACTATTGTCCGAATACCTACCATTGTCCTCCACAGATTACAGGTAAGATACAGCATTTTATTTCACGTAAAGCAATGGATATTGAGGGCTTGGGAGAGGAGACCGTTGAGTTGCTTTTCAAGGCTGGAATTATAGAAAACTATGCTGATTTGTATGAAATTAAGATCTCACAGTTGCTTCCATTAGAGCGTATGGCTCAGAAGAGTGCAGAGAACATAGTTAAGGGGATTGAGAAGTCAAAAGAAGTCCCTTTTGAGCGTGTCCTTTTTGCTTTGGGTATACGTTATGTAGGTGAAACGGTAGCTAAAAAGCTCGCTAAACATTACAAATCAATTGACAATCTTCAACAAGCAACCTTGGAACAACTTATTGAGATCGATGAAATAGGAAATCAAATAGCCAGCAGTGTGATCAGTTTTTTTAAGGAGGAGTACAACCTGCAGCTTATTAATCGCCTTAAAGAAAAGGGGTTACAGTTTACTCTTTCTGGAAAATCTACAGAAGGACAGACAGATAAGCTTAAAGGATTAACCTTTGTGGTCTCTGGTGTTTTTCACCTATTTACTCGTGATGAGCTTAAAAATCTGATAGAGCTCAATGGGGGAAAAGTAGGCTCTTCTATCTCTGCAAAAACAAGTTATGTAGTTGTAGGAGAGAATATGGGACCAAGTAAAAAAGAAAAAGCAGAGAGCTTAGGAGTTAAAATGATTCCAGAAGAGGAATTCCAAGAGCTTATCAACTCATAG
- a CDS encoding GH39 family glycosyl hydrolase, whose protein sequence is MKHIIKYILAIFAVLALYACSTSSDENQPSIDANINFDSRFQVNGKAAEICFGGTISTYGRTAIAQPNGSIQLQRLQDIRLDGYRIPMKWNNGNIVSSAVEGPQNISGNEWISKLREIGAKVIIVIGGNHKNNDINPEDAANMVRYFKDRGTPIKEWIIGNEPSLDGLTIEQYCAMFNNIADAMKAVDPTIKVGGPAWASYDLNALRTFVQLSGTRADIVDYHHYAMGESFLDEAEALLQTRNYENEIREIRDMIKAELPEAEYRMEIQLGEYNWSFRRDNGYPGWKGDDRFYKAVTTVWAATVAGLFAKNGGRSFQYSDLNGALGLTFGNSEEATHFGKNINDPNPIYWGLFMFTGGNLFRHFGNEFVQATTTHNKVAIFASKSKNVVIINQSPNSAKTVHFNFDGLPRETVAEIWQTSHTNPFDPPVNKGTHPIRSGKLIYTLPAYSVTTLVIK, encoded by the coding sequence ATGAAACACATTATCAAGTATATATTGGCTATTTTTGCGGTATTGGCATTGTATGCTTGCAGCACCTCTTCCGACGAAAATCAACCTTCTATTGATGCCAACATTAACTTCGATAGCAGATTTCAAGTAAATGGAAAAGCTGCCGAAATATGCTTCGGAGGAACTATTTCAACTTATGGTAGAACAGCCATTGCGCAACCTAATGGCTCTATTCAACTTCAACGTCTACAAGATATTCGGTTGGATGGATATCGGATTCCGATGAAGTGGAACAACGGCAATATTGTATCCTCTGCTGTTGAAGGCCCGCAAAATATCTCTGGCAATGAATGGATTTCCAAACTGAGAGAAATTGGAGCCAAAGTGATAATTGTAATTGGTGGAAATCATAAAAACAATGACATCAATCCTGAAGATGCTGCCAATATGGTTCGCTACTTCAAAGATAGAGGAACACCTATCAAAGAGTGGATTATTGGCAACGAACCAAGTTTGGACGGACTTACAATAGAACAGTATTGCGCAATGTTTAACAATATAGCCGACGCAATGAAAGCCGTAGATCCTACTATCAAAGTAGGTGGCCCCGCTTGGGCATCGTATGATCTAAATGCGTTGAGAACCTTTGTACAACTTTCAGGCACACGAGCAGATATTGTTGATTATCATCACTATGCTATGGGCGAGTCTTTTCTTGACGAGGCAGAAGCGCTTTTGCAAACACGTAATTATGAGAACGAGATAAGAGAAATTCGCGATATGATCAAAGCAGAACTCCCTGAAGCAGAATATCGTATGGAGATCCAGCTGGGTGAGTACAATTGGTCGTTCCGACGTGACAACGGCTACCCAGGATGGAAAGGTGATGACCGATTCTATAAAGCGGTTACAACAGTTTGGGCAGCAACAGTAGCAGGACTTTTTGCAAAAAATGGAGGACGTAGCTTTCAATATTCCGATTTGAATGGAGCGTTGGGGCTTACCTTTGGAAACAGCGAAGAAGCTACTCATTTTGGCAAAAATATCAACGATCCAAATCCTATTTATTGGGGACTTTTTATGTTTACTGGCGGAAATCTATTCCGGCATTTTGGAAACGAATTTGTGCAAGCAACTACAACCCATAACAAGGTAGCCATATTTGCTTCCAAATCTAAAAATGTGGTAATAATCAATCAAAGCCCCAATTCGGCAAAAACTGTACATTTCAATTTTGATGGACTGCCCCGCGAAACAGTAGCAGAGATATGGCAGACATCACATACTAACCCTTTTGACCCTCCAGTCAATAAGGGAACTCACCCTATTCGAAGCGGAAAACTAATTTATACATTGCCAGCATATAGCGTTACTACATTAGTAATAAAATAA